Proteins from a genomic interval of Candidatus Nanosynbacter sp. HMT-352:
- the glyA gene encoding serine hydroxymethyltransferase has translation MKDKQIEELIKAEKKRQTDGLELIPSENYVSSDVLQALGSVFTNKYSEGYPGRRYYGGQENTDQVEQLAIDRAKKLFKADHANVQPHSGAQANEAVYYAWCEPGDTILAMDLAHGGHLTHGAPVTRSAREYNFIRYGIKNIDTGEIDYEEIRQLALKHKPKIILAGFSAYPRELDYEKFAEIGNEVGAMLMADMSHIAGLIVSGVAKNPFDYGFHVITTTTHKTLRGPRGGLILSRGIVGNPLKKPEKTLENLPTLIDRAVFPGTQGGPHMHTIAAKAVAFGEALQPEFKDYAEQIVKNAKRLAEELQKRGFKLVTGGTSNHLILADIHSSFGIDGKEAEIAMDKIGLTLNANAIPDDPLPRFRPSGIRLGTPAVTTRGAKEDDMEKIAEWMRRSIDNRDNDDELAELRKEVVEFCHTLRDI, from the coding sequence ATGAAAGACAAGCAAATTGAAGAACTTATAAAAGCAGAAAAAAAGCGCCAAACGGACGGCCTGGAACTGATTCCTAGCGAGAATTACGTTTCGTCAGACGTGCTTCAGGCGCTCGGTAGTGTTTTCACTAATAAATATTCAGAAGGCTACCCTGGTCGACGTTATTACGGCGGACAAGAAAACACCGATCAAGTCGAGCAGTTGGCAATTGACCGCGCTAAGAAACTTTTCAAAGCAGATCACGCTAACGTCCAGCCGCATTCTGGAGCGCAGGCTAATGAGGCTGTTTATTACGCTTGGTGCGAACCCGGCGACACTATTCTGGCTATGGATTTGGCTCACGGCGGACATCTTACTCACGGCGCCCCGGTTACTCGTAGTGCCAGAGAATACAACTTCATTCGCTATGGCATAAAAAATATCGACACTGGCGAAATTGATTATGAAGAAATTCGTCAATTAGCCTTAAAGCACAAACCAAAGATCATTTTGGCGGGATTTTCGGCATATCCACGAGAGTTGGATTATGAAAAATTTGCCGAAATTGGCAATGAGGTCGGCGCTATGTTAATGGCAGATATGAGCCATATTGCGGGGCTAATTGTTAGTGGCGTCGCCAAAAACCCATTCGACTATGGCTTTCATGTAATTACCACAACAACTCATAAAACTCTGCGTGGGCCACGAGGCGGGCTGATTCTTAGTCGAGGAATAGTTGGTAATCCATTGAAAAAACCAGAGAAAACTCTCGAAAATTTGCCTACGTTGATTGATCGAGCGGTATTCCCTGGCACGCAAGGCGGACCGCACATGCACACCATCGCCGCAAAAGCCGTAGCGTTCGGTGAAGCTTTACAGCCAGAATTCAAAGATTACGCCGAGCAAATCGTGAAGAATGCAAAAAGACTGGCGGAAGAGTTGCAAAAGCGCGGCTTTAAGTTAGTAACTGGCGGCACCAGCAACCATTTAATTCTGGCAGATATTCACAGCAGTTTCGGTATTGACGGCAAGGAAGCGGAAATCGCCATGGATAAAATCGGTCTGACACTGAATGCCAATGCGATTCCAGACGACCCTCTGCCAAGGTTTAGGCCAAGCGGCATTCGTCTAGGCACTCCAGCCGTCACGACGCGAGGCGCCAAAGAAGACGACATGGAAAAAATCGCGGAATGGATGAGGCGGTCAATAGATAATCGCGATAATGACGATGAGTTGGCTGAGCTCCGTAAAGAAGTCGTAGAATTCTGCCATACTCTACGAGATATTTAA
- a CDS encoding helix-turn-helix domain-containing protein, which translates to MKDKYLQKIGNLIAENRQKQGLTQTQLAEAIGTSQSAINRIENGGQNISIEMIARISEVLNNNIVTVNHSGKMNFKVTGGKKLSGEIQVKTSKNAAVGLLCASLLNKGKTTLRKVARIEEVNRIIEVLNSIGVKTRWLDGSDLEIVPPARLKLEDMDIAAAKRTRTVIMFLGPLLHQYDDFKLPFAGGCNLGKRTVEPHLSGLRHFGMNVTAETDYYHAKTDVNSGDRTILLTERGDTVTENIIMAAALSPNTTIIRNASPNYMVQDVCFFLKKLGVKIEGIGTTTLKITGRKRISKNLDYYPSEDPIEAMSFIAAAAVTDSEITVRRAPIEFLEIELATLAEMGLKFELSKEYFANNGQTRLVDIKLQRSKLQAAKDKLHALPFPGINMDNLPFLGLIATVAEGRTLVHDWSYENRAIYFTELSKLNAQIELVDPHRVYITGPTRWKPADVVAPPALRPSVVILLAMLAAPGISILRDVYSINRGYEELAARLNSLGAEIEVIIE; encoded by the coding sequence ATAAAAGACAAGTATCTTCAAAAAATTGGCAATTTAATCGCTGAAAATCGTCAAAAGCAAGGTTTAACACAGACGCAATTAGCTGAGGCGATTGGCACGTCGCAAAGTGCTATTAACCGCATTGAAAACGGGGGTCAGAATATTAGCATTGAGATGATTGCTCGAATTAGTGAAGTGCTTAATAACAATATTGTGACTGTAAATCATTCCGGAAAAATGAATTTTAAGGTAACTGGCGGCAAAAAATTGTCTGGTGAGATACAAGTTAAGACTAGCAAGAACGCCGCAGTGGGCCTTCTCTGTGCGAGTTTGTTGAATAAGGGGAAAACGACGCTCAGGAAAGTGGCGCGAATTGAGGAGGTTAATCGAATTATCGAGGTTCTGAACTCGATTGGTGTTAAAACTCGCTGGTTGGACGGTAGTGATCTTGAGATCGTGCCGCCAGCGCGCTTGAAGCTTGAAGATATGGATATTGCTGCGGCGAAGAGAACTAGGACGGTAATTATGTTCCTTGGTCCGCTACTGCATCAATATGACGATTTCAAATTGCCGTTTGCTGGCGGCTGTAATTTAGGGAAGCGCACGGTCGAGCCGCATCTTAGTGGTTTGAGGCATTTTGGAATGAACGTTACGGCGGAAACTGATTATTATCACGCAAAAACTGATGTCAATTCTGGTGATCGAACGATTTTGTTGACGGAGCGCGGCGATACGGTGACGGAAAATATAATTATGGCTGCGGCGTTGTCACCAAACACTACCATCATCCGCAATGCTAGCCCAAATTATATGGTTCAAGACGTCTGTTTCTTCTTGAAAAAATTGGGTGTGAAAATTGAGGGAATTGGTACGACAACCTTGAAAATTACGGGTCGTAAACGAATTAGTAAAAATCTGGACTATTATCCGAGCGAAGATCCGATTGAAGCGATGAGTTTTATTGCGGCGGCTGCAGTGACGGATTCGGAAATTACCGTTCGTCGTGCGCCGATTGAATTCTTGGAAATTGAACTAGCGACATTGGCGGAAATGGGTCTTAAATTTGAACTCAGCAAGGAGTATTTTGCTAATAACGGGCAAACTCGTTTGGTTGATATTAAATTGCAACGCTCCAAACTCCAGGCTGCCAAGGATAAACTTCACGCCTTGCCGTTTCCTGGAATCAATATGGACAATTTGCCGTTCTTGGGGCTTATCGCGACGGTGGCCGAGGGGCGCACGTTGGTTCACGACTGGAGTTACGAAAACCGAGCAATTTACTTTACAGAGCTGAGTAAGCTTAATGCTCAAATTGAGCTGGTTGATCCACACCGTGTTTATATCACTGGTCCAACAAGGTGGAAGCCGGCTGACGTTGTTGCTCCGCCAGCGCTCCGTCCGTCCGTTGTGATACTTTTGGCAATGCTTGCCGCTCCAGGCATATCAATTTTGCGCGATGTATATTCGATTAATCGCGGATACGAGGAATTGGCGGCGCGCTTAAATTCGCTAGGTGCTGAGATTGAAGTGATTATTGAATAG
- a CDS encoding glycogen/starch/alpha-glucan phosphorylase — protein sequence MDPYIYTEKPKYQPHDIEDASEFYDVIERSSLTHQLSENRPYVYWTMEIYDKSNGIKGGGGLGVLAADTRRVAEKLEVPFVVVTPFYRSESHQKITNLAQEEFSESVSPQDYGFEYIDEVFVSSNGFPDASLSIFKKTLGSTQFVTISEPNFGQLYEGDGSGDHRLYQEVALGFGGYKALKLLGIKPAVIQLNETATIFAALARLDELCANGMNLYEAIVYVRKHTLYTNHTLLQAAEPEFHRAQFEKLVLPNIKSNAVRCWLMEQFRNDRLRPNLLAIELTEAKNGVSKLHARVANFRDRNNDKVKFQAITNGIDLETWVLPETLQTYRNHGIIDKFGLPTNDFSEKLDSLSSADLRYLKKLGRKELNRVLLNRQDQYGKSIQIPENAILFDFKRRFANYKRPYMPFENPDSLRQILISHNAHYILTGKVHQGDVTMYQKLLEVLKLIDNDPVLKERVHYIQDYDEELGRALAIGSDASINIPIVGLEACGTSWEKDVANLKLLISTSDGGVADVQPIACLEVTGRNYEAEVSSLYVNMHKAAAILKNDQLLEKHIRHQLSNYLPIISGARMMKDYLKFIFPKPQIQPKKEPQIKRIPIQ from the coding sequence ATGGATCCATATATTTATACAGAAAAGCCAAAATACCAACCGCATGACATTGAAGATGCGTCCGAATTTTATGATGTAATTGAACGAAGCAGCTTAACGCATCAATTGTCCGAAAACCGACCATATGTCTATTGGACAATGGAAATTTATGATAAGTCCAATGGCATTAAAGGTGGCGGCGGGCTTGGAGTTTTAGCGGCGGACACGCGACGTGTAGCTGAAAAATTGGAAGTTCCATTCGTAGTAGTGACGCCGTTTTATCGTAGCGAATCACACCAGAAAATCACCAACCTCGCGCAAGAAGAGTTTTCAGAATCCGTTTCACCTCAAGATTACGGATTTGAATATATTGACGAAGTTTTCGTAAGTTCAAACGGATTCCCAGATGCAAGCTTAAGCATTTTCAAGAAGACGCTCGGTTCAACGCAATTTGTTACAATTTCAGAACCGAACTTTGGACAATTGTACGAAGGCGACGGATCTGGCGACCATAGATTATACCAAGAAGTAGCGCTGGGATTTGGCGGCTATAAAGCATTAAAACTCCTCGGTATTAAGCCGGCTGTTATTCAACTTAATGAGACTGCAACGATTTTTGCTGCGTTGGCACGACTAGACGAGCTGTGCGCTAACGGAATGAATTTATACGAGGCCATCGTTTACGTTCGCAAGCACACACTTTACACGAACCACACGCTTCTTCAAGCGGCCGAACCGGAATTTCATCGTGCGCAATTTGAAAAATTAGTTCTGCCAAATATAAAGAGCAACGCCGTACGTTGCTGGCTAATGGAGCAATTCCGTAATGACAGACTGAGGCCGAATCTTTTGGCAATTGAGCTTACTGAAGCAAAGAATGGCGTAAGTAAACTACACGCCCGTGTAGCAAATTTCCGCGACCGCAACAACGACAAAGTCAAATTTCAAGCCATTACCAATGGAATAGATCTTGAAACGTGGGTGCTGCCTGAAACGTTGCAAACATATCGCAATCACGGCATTATTGATAAATTTGGATTGCCCACAAATGATTTTTCTGAAAAATTAGACTCGCTGAGTAGCGCGGATTTGAGGTATTTGAAAAAGCTCGGTCGAAAGGAATTGAATCGAGTCCTATTGAATCGCCAAGATCAGTACGGAAAATCCATACAAATCCCAGAAAATGCAATATTATTCGACTTCAAGCGAAGATTCGCCAATTACAAACGACCTTATATGCCGTTTGAAAACCCAGATTCATTGCGCCAAATTCTCATTAGCCACAACGCGCATTATATTCTGACAGGAAAAGTTCACCAAGGCGACGTGACAATGTATCAGAAATTGCTCGAGGTATTAAAATTGATCGACAACGATCCAGTCCTCAAGGAGCGTGTTCATTACATACAAGATTACGACGAAGAGTTGGGACGAGCGTTGGCAATCGGTTCGGATGCCTCGATAAACATTCCTATTGTCGGATTAGAAGCGTGCGGTACTTCATGGGAGAAAGACGTCGCCAATTTGAAACTCCTCATCTCCACCAGCGACGGCGGTGTTGCCGACGTCCAGCCAATTGCCTGCCTCGAGGTTACCGGTAGAAACTACGAAGCCGAAGTTTCATCCCTGTACGTTAATATGCACAAAGCTGCCGCTATTTTGAAAAATGACCAATTGCTAGAAAAGCATATCCGCCACCAATTAAGCAACTATTTGCCAATTATTTCTGGCGCCCGAATGATGAAAGATTATCTCAAATTTATTTTTCCAAAACCGCAAATCCAACCTAAAAAAGAACCGCAGATCAAGCGAATTCCTATTCAATAA
- a CDS encoding bifunctional 5,10-methylenetetrahydrofolate dehydrogenase/5,10-methenyltetrahydrofolate cyclohydrolase has protein sequence MRELNGSELAGFIKERQAKQVRALRQAWHINPRLAIVTDVENPVIETYMRLKQRYGADILIDVEIHRVPAGGALEVIQELNNRDDVQGIILQLPISNSEQTEELLESIREDKDVDGLRKRAIFQAATPTAISWLLAGYGVDLKGKKVAIVGRGRLVGAPLEKMWLKSGVDVTVFEKGDNLSQLINYDIIVSATGVPGLIKSQMIKPKAVVIDAGTASENGKIVGDVSEEARQRNDVIITPKKGGVGPLTVSALFDNVITACLKIANQSKN, from the coding sequence ATGAGAGAACTAAATGGCTCAGAATTAGCTGGATTTATCAAGGAGCGCCAGGCGAAACAGGTGCGAGCTTTAAGGCAGGCTTGGCATATTAATCCTCGTTTGGCAATTGTTACTGATGTCGAAAATCCAGTTATTGAAACGTACATGCGTTTGAAACAGAGATATGGCGCTGATATTTTGATTGACGTGGAGATTCATCGAGTCCCTGCGGGCGGTGCTTTGGAGGTGATTCAAGAATTGAACAATCGAGACGACGTTCAAGGAATAATTCTGCAATTGCCGATTAGTAATTCTGAGCAGACTGAGGAATTACTCGAGAGTATTCGAGAAGATAAAGACGTTGATGGTCTGCGCAAGAGGGCGATTTTTCAAGCGGCCACACCAACGGCTATTAGCTGGCTGCTGGCTGGATATGGTGTTGACTTGAAGGGAAAAAAAGTCGCAATTGTCGGGCGAGGCCGTTTGGTTGGTGCGCCTCTTGAGAAGATGTGGCTAAAGTCTGGTGTCGATGTGACGGTTTTTGAAAAAGGTGACAATTTATCTCAATTGATAAATTACGATATTATCGTGTCAGCAACTGGAGTCCCGGGACTGATTAAAAGCCAAATGATTAAACCTAAGGCAGTTGTTATTGATGCGGGAACTGCTTCGGAAAATGGAAAAATTGTTGGCGACGTGTCCGAAGAAGCGCGTCAGCGTAATGATGTAATTATTACACCAAAAAAGGGTGGCGTTGGTCCATTAACGGTTTCTGCGCTGTTTGATAATGTAATTACGGCTTGTCTAAAAATTGCGAATCAATCAAAAAATTAA
- a CDS encoding response regulator: MIKIAIIEDDPTISQMYRMKFESDGFDVRLAANGQIGIEVVEKFQPDIILLDLQMPEMDGAEALKRIRSKDWGKTIPVIVLTNLGEEEAPHDLKKLGIHGYIVKANLTPRQVVEQVKTAIKAA, from the coding sequence ATGATAAAAATCGCTATCATTGAAGACGACCCAACTATCAGCCAAATGTACCGAATGAAGTTCGAATCGGACGGATTTGACGTTCGCTTGGCCGCCAACGGACAAATTGGCATAGAAGTAGTCGAGAAGTTCCAACCAGACATTATTTTACTAGATTTACAAATGCCAGAAATGGACGGCGCGGAGGCTTTGAAGCGAATTAGGTCTAAAGATTGGGGAAAAACAATTCCCGTTATCGTCCTTACCAACCTCGGCGAAGAAGAAGCTCCGCACGATTTGAAGAAATTAGGAATTCATGGCTATATCGTAAAAGCGAATCTCACGCCACGCCAAGTTGTCGAACAGGTCAAGACTGCCATAAAAGCCGCTTAA
- a CDS encoding class I SAM-dependent methyltransferase, translating to MENFRNERCIAEAGDFLNGVDHEANEKLNKEIADLRGEGCRVKIGEKTDPAYNNPDKIRSVYNYLEQGDVKLKEVRKDIIHINLAAVALASVLEKIPFVRENKWSNIVDAYLEIFRDKLLYGKDQTDSQPWHNQRGSALTFLTISEAKGLSVFGKNDKILSKGEYSSMSGPLDESVFDEKINGLLLTEVIIQDKINNGVDKATAIEEVEKRISEVREFIQAPVTEKFSNVIRHCADSLGIRERVETVNGLSIDHLKKVAEKENRSIDDMLVMSFGCGTGLATLKMLKKLKDETGEAPTVILLDQDPLSLAAAQSLAKKWNLEDKIEVHCERLFSKLGKPLSLEGVLGNRKLDIAEDSGLREYLPDGVYKQLTRESLKFLRTGGLMITGNMNVNRPQKEFLHGLMGWVPKVRMRSIKEGFKLLQKSGIPKESIEATVTASGVYTVFAIET from the coding sequence ATGGAAAACTTTAGGAACGAACGGTGTATTGCAGAAGCGGGTGATTTTCTTAATGGAGTTGATCATGAAGCTAATGAAAAATTAAATAAGGAAATTGCGGATCTTAGGGGTGAGGGATGCAGGGTTAAAATTGGAGAAAAGACCGATCCTGCATACAATAATCCAGATAAAATTCGGAGCGTATACAATTATCTGGAACAAGGCGATGTAAAGTTAAAAGAGGTTCGTAAAGATATTATCCATATAAATTTGGCGGCAGTAGCACTTGCGAGTGTCCTGGAAAAGATTCCTTTTGTAAGAGAAAATAAATGGAGTAATATTGTAGATGCTTATCTGGAGATTTTTCGCGACAAGTTATTGTATGGCAAGGATCAAACTGATTCGCAGCCGTGGCATAATCAGCGAGGTTCCGCACTGACATTTTTGACAATTTCTGAAGCTAAGGGCTTAAGCGTTTTTGGTAAAAATGACAAAATATTGTCAAAAGGTGAATATTCGAGCATGAGTGGTCCGCTGGATGAGTCGGTATTTGATGAGAAGATTAATGGCTTGCTGCTGACAGAAGTTATAATTCAAGATAAAATCAACAACGGCGTAGATAAAGCGACAGCTATTGAAGAAGTAGAGAAGAGAATTAGTGAAGTCAGAGAGTTTATCCAGGCGCCGGTGACGGAGAAGTTTTCTAATGTCATTCGGCATTGCGCGGATTCGCTTGGTATCCGTGAGCGAGTGGAAACAGTGAACGGCTTGTCGATTGATCATTTGAAGAAAGTGGCAGAAAAAGAGAATCGTTCAATTGACGATATGTTGGTGATGAGTTTTGGCTGCGGAACGGGACTGGCGACTTTGAAGATGCTGAAAAAACTTAAGGACGAAACGGGTGAGGCACCCACGGTTATCCTGCTAGATCAAGATCCGTTGTCTCTAGCGGCAGCGCAAAGCTTGGCTAAGAAATGGAATTTGGAAGATAAGATTGAAGTTCATTGCGAGCGATTATTCAGCAAGCTTGGCAAGCCTTTGAGTTTGGAGGGAGTTTTGGGCAATCGTAAGCTGGATATTGCGGAAGATTCTGGCTTGCGAGAATATTTGCCGGATGGCGTTTATAAGCAATTGACACGAGAATCATTGAAATTTTTACGAACCGGTGGACTAATGATCACTGGCAATATGAACGTAAATCGCCCACAAAAAGAATTTTTGCATGGACTAATGGGGTGGGTTCCAAAAGTTAGGATGCGTTCAATTAAAGAAGGCTTTAAATTGCTCCAAAAATCTGGCATACCAAAAGAATCTATTGAAGCTACAGTTACTGCGAGCGGCGTTTACACAGTTTTTGCGATTGAAACGTAG
- a CDS encoding sensor histidine kinase, protein MMVRALVLGLVALMALILGVLVLKKSKRRHDAKHWFFLVCLCLAVWSAGLEVFSLADNGVVLDTASRWFYVASAVFCPALAIFTTKSFLPSTKSTKSFICASSILITIFSLYIILVPEFIINTSEIVTPVDFSRIPIHAVNYVIFATFFSVFFLISMCFGHIAWRKSDPVRRKQVAIYMIGLLICSIPGFVVDLFLPALGDYRYIWIGPIATIIFLFAIMYSIVRYRLMDVKMAVARSVSYMLLLIALAVVYVISAYVISILVFQRSLTVDSHVNLMNMILAMVLAVVYQPVKKIFDKFTDRVFYYGEYDADTFTREISKILTYTADLQLLTRRVGNYIATSLKAEKVAFCIPEKGIYGRAGRRRISVVEEDVHRIMDYYYKNCSFPEVILANQVKDPELKKLLDIHRTKIVMPLLHQNQETGILFLGEHKSLGYSSRDIEMLESIAGELAVSIRNSLSLEEINELNKSLQRKIDEATKELRFSNRQLQRLDEAKNEFISMASHQLRTPLTSIKGYLDMMLEGDLGKITPTQRAVLREAFSSSERMVRLINDFLNVSRLQTGKFNIDKQKIDIAQILRDEVALLKVVADQRSVEMDLKIDRKVPLITADSEKIRQVMLNMIDNAIYYSNPHKKVIISLKNSNGAIEFTVKDSGIGVPKSEQANLFGKFFRGANARKKRPDGTGVGLFLARKVILSHDGEMIFESEEGKGSTFGFKLPAR, encoded by the coding sequence ATGATGGTACGAGCGTTAGTACTAGGATTGGTTGCGTTGATGGCGCTAATTTTGGGTGTGCTTGTACTTAAAAAGTCAAAGCGACGCCACGATGCGAAGCATTGGTTTTTTCTGGTTTGTCTATGTTTGGCCGTGTGGTCAGCTGGGCTTGAGGTGTTTTCTCTGGCGGACAATGGAGTAGTATTAGACACTGCGTCCAGATGGTTTTATGTAGCTTCGGCTGTTTTTTGTCCTGCGTTGGCTATTTTCACTACAAAGTCGTTCCTTCCATCGACAAAATCGACAAAGAGTTTTATTTGCGCATCTAGTATACTAATAACGATTTTTTCGCTATATATTATTTTGGTGCCTGAATTTATTATTAATACATCAGAAATCGTCACGCCAGTAGATTTTTCTCGAATTCCGATTCATGCAGTTAACTATGTTATTTTTGCAACTTTTTTCTCGGTATTCTTCTTAATTTCTATGTGTTTTGGGCATATAGCGTGGCGCAAGTCAGATCCTGTTCGACGCAAGCAAGTCGCGATTTACATGATTGGTCTGTTGATATGTAGCATTCCTGGCTTTGTAGTGGATCTGTTTCTTCCGGCGCTTGGTGATTATCGATATATATGGATTGGTCCAATTGCTACGATTATTTTCTTATTCGCAATTATGTATAGCATTGTCAGATACCGATTGATGGACGTAAAAATGGCGGTGGCTCGCAGCGTTTCGTATATGTTGCTATTAATTGCGCTGGCTGTCGTCTATGTGATTTCCGCATATGTTATTTCAATTCTGGTTTTTCAGCGTAGCCTGACGGTTGATAGCCACGTAAATCTTATGAATATGATTTTGGCTATGGTTTTGGCTGTCGTATATCAACCGGTGAAGAAAATATTTGATAAATTTACTGATAGGGTTTTTTATTACGGAGAATATGATGCCGATACATTTACGCGTGAGATTAGTAAAATATTAACCTATACGGCGGATCTGCAATTGCTAACTCGACGTGTTGGCAATTATATAGCGACTTCTCTTAAGGCAGAAAAAGTGGCGTTTTGTATTCCAGAAAAAGGAATATATGGTCGAGCGGGTCGGCGACGAATATCTGTTGTCGAGGAAGACGTTCATAGGATTATGGATTACTATTATAAGAATTGTAGTTTTCCGGAAGTTATTTTGGCAAATCAAGTAAAAGATCCAGAACTGAAGAAACTTTTGGACATTCATCGCACGAAAATTGTTATGCCACTGCTGCATCAAAATCAAGAAACGGGAATTCTATTTCTGGGCGAGCATAAAAGTTTGGGCTATAGTTCTCGTGATATTGAAATGCTGGAGTCGATTGCTGGGGAACTGGCGGTGTCGATTCGAAATTCTTTGTCTCTGGAGGAGATAAATGAGTTGAACAAGAGTTTACAGCGTAAAATTGACGAGGCGACGAAAGAGTTGAGGTTCAGCAATCGGCAGCTTCAGCGACTGGACGAGGCGAAGAATGAGTTTATTTCTATGGCTTCACATCAATTAAGAACGCCGTTGACTAGTATTAAGGGTTATCTGGATATGATGCTAGAGGGCGATCTGGGGAAGATTACGCCGACGCAGCGTGCGGTTCTTAGAGAAGCGTTTTCTTCGAGTGAGCGTATGGTGAGGTTGATAAATGATTTTCTTAATGTTTCTAGGCTTCAGACTGGCAAATTTAATATCGATAAGCAGAAGATAGATATTGCTCAAATTCTTCGGGATGAAGTTGCTTTGCTTAAGGTTGTGGCTGATCAGAGGTCTGTCGAAATGGACCTAAAGATTGATAGAAAAGTTCCATTGATTACGGCTGACTCTGAGAAGATTCGTCAAGTTATGCTGAATATGATTGACAATGCCATTTACTATTCAAATCCACATAAAAAGGTAATAATTTCTCTGAAAAATAGTAATGGCGCGATTGAGTTTACAGTGAAAGATTCGGGAATTGGCGTACCGAAATCAGAGCAAGCAAATTTGTTTGGCAAATTCTTCCGCGGCGCAAATGCCAGAAAAAAGCGACCAGACGGCACTGGCGTTGGCTTATTTTTGGCGAGGAAAGTTATTTTATCGCACGACGGCGAAATGATCTTTGAATCAGAAGAAGGAAAAGGCAGTACTTTTGGGTTTAAATTGCCAGCTCGCTAA
- a CDS encoding recombinase family protein, which yields MAHTLANPFYYGHFRYLSEIHEGKHKGIISKQLFDRVQTVLERRGKPTR from the coding sequence GTGGCGCACACGCTGGCAAATCCGTTTTACTATGGGCACTTTCGCTACTTAAGCGAAATACACGAGGGCAAGCACAAAGGCATTATCTCAAAACAGTTATTTGACCGAGTGCAAACGGTTTTGGAACGGCGCGGCAAGCCAACAAGATAA
- a CDS encoding ABC transporter ATP-binding protein has product MECNNTGILVAQADKIDNLDSRPIAIRATNVIKKYKVGKQIIRAIDDVSVDIHEGEFVALVGPSGSGKSTLLHLLGGLDKPTSGEIVVGGKNVSSMNDRQLSKFRNQTIGFVFQSFYLQPFLTLRRNIEVASMPQRMRRAERKLRIESLARQVGLYDRLNHHPHELSGGQIQRAAIARALLNRPAIILADEPTGNLDSANSRDIISLFQQIREQYHATIIIATHDNEIATQADRVIALKDGRLCD; this is encoded by the coding sequence ATGGAATGTAATAATACGGGTATTCTAGTTGCGCAGGCTGATAAGATTGATAACCTTGATTCCAGACCGATCGCTATCAGGGCTACGAATGTAATCAAGAAGTATAAAGTTGGCAAGCAAATAATTAGAGCTATCGATGATGTTTCAGTAGACATTCACGAAGGTGAATTTGTGGCTCTTGTTGGTCCAAGCGGCAGTGGTAAAAGCACTTTACTGCATTTACTTGGTGGACTGGATAAGCCTACGTCTGGTGAGATTGTTGTAGGAGGGAAAAACGTTTCCAGTATGAATGACCGTCAACTGTCTAAGTTTCGCAACCAGACAATTGGATTTGTTTTCCAGTCGTTTTATCTGCAGCCTTTTTTGACGTTGCGCCGTAATATTGAAGTCGCTTCAATGCCTCAGCGCATGAGGCGGGCGGAGCGCAAGCTACGTATTGAATCATTAGCTCGACAAGTTGGTCTGTATGATCGACTAAATCACCACCCTCATGAACTTTCCGGTGGGCAGATTCAGCGCGCTGCTATTGCTAGAGCCTTACTCAATAGGCCGGCTATTATTCTGGCGGATGAACCAACTGGCAATCTGGATTCTGCCAACAGTCGCGATATTATTAGTTTATTCCAGCAAATTCGAGAGCAATATCATGCAACGATTATTATTGCTACGCACGATAATGAAATTGCCACCCAGGCTGATCGTGTCATTGCCCTAAAAGATGGGAGATTGTGTGATTAG